One stretch of Nicotiana tabacum cultivar K326 chromosome 18, ASM71507v2, whole genome shotgun sequence DNA includes these proteins:
- the LOC142172621 gene encoding uncharacterized protein LOC142172621, with protein sequence MYLEVFRRELGFDNAASNKNGKIWCFWDHNITCTVVKDHRQQITFIVKHAQFMQNFCIAAIYAKTSSQKRMRLWNSLRKIKDHVDGPWAIFGDFNVITHADEKNGGRMHRLAQSLDFLNCMGDCGMMDAGYVGNPFTWTNGRRKTKKIMRRLARTGSDHNALLLKCAIEDAPPIKYFKFLRFWTEKPEFHNVVQECWGKDIMTSLLKVKTKVKWEEEGENSTKYFHSIIRQRRKKAYLHRIKNEEGTWVQGKEQMAQAAEAHFSQLFSQPVEDKEFSILKRIEKSITTEYNELLIKIPTITEIKEAVWSLDPTSAARPDGMNGSFYQSCWDIIVVDLCNMPYGFFKSTRGVKQGDPLSPTLFILATEALSRGLNHLHDKEGYVGFSMHQQCPQINHLSYANDLVIFTSGDKKDGENDHEEPSPI encoded by the exons ATGTACCTAGAAGTCTTTAGAAGAGAATTGGGCTTTGACAATGCTGCATCAAACAAGAATGGGAAAATTTGGTGTTTCTGGGATCACAATATTACTTGTACAGTAGTGAAGGATCACAGGCAGCAAATTACATTTATTGTTAAACATGCACAGTTTATGCAGAATTTTTGTATAGCTGCAATCTATGCTAAGACTTCATCTCAAAAAAGAATGAGGTTGTGGAACAGTCTTAGGAAAATCAAAGACCACGTAGATGGTCCTTGGGCTATTTTTGGGGACTTTAATGTCATCACTCATGCGGATGAAAAGAATGGAGGCAGAATGCATAGACTTGCACAAAGTCTTGATTTTTTGAACTGTATGGGAGATTGTGGGATGATGGATGCAGGGTATGTGGGAAATCCATTTACATGGACTAATgggagaagaaaaacaaagaaaatca TGAGGCGTCTAGCAAGAACAGGCTCCGATCATAATGCTTTGTTGCTCAAATGTGCTATAGAAGATGCTCCACCTATCAAATACTTCAAGTTTCTCCGATTCTGGACAGAAAAACCTGAGTTTCATAATGTAGTTCAGGAGTGCTGGGGGAAGGATATAATG ACTTCTCTACTAAAGGTAAAAACCAAGGTGAAATGGGAAGAAGAAGGGGAAAATAGTACCAAGTACTTTCATTCTATTATCAGACAAAGGAGGAAAAAAGCTTATCTACACAGAATCAAGAATGAAGAAGGAACATGGGTCCAAGGGAAAGAGCAGATGGCCCAGGCAGCTGAAGCACATTTCAGTCAATTATTTTCCCAGCCTGTTGAAGATAAAGAGTTTAGTATTTTGAAGAGAATTGAGAAGAGTATAACTACAGAATATAATGAGCTACTTATAAAGATTCCTACCATCACTGAAATCAAGGAAGCAGTATGGTCTCTCGATCCTACTAGTGCAGCAAGACCTGATGGCATGAATGGTTCTTTCTATCAGAGTTGTTGGGACATCATTGTAGTAGATCTTTGTAATATG CCCTATGGTTTCTTCAAGTCGACAAGAGGAGTGAAACAAGGAGACCCTTTATCCCCTACTCTTTTTATTCTGGCAACTGAGGCATTATCAAGAGGTCTAAATCATTTACATGATAAAGAAGGATATGTAGGTTTCTCAATGCACCAACAATGTCCTCAGATCAATCACTTGAGTTATGCAAATGACTTGGTGATTTTCACTTCTGGAGATAAAAAGGACGGTGAAAATGATCATGAAGAGCCTTCACCAATATGA